CCAGTATCACCAGCAGGTAACAACGTATCACCTGCTCGATCAGCTTATGCTCCTGGGTTGCCCGCACCATCGGTCGCAGCAGTTCGGCCAGCAATGATTCATCCCATCCTTGTGTCGCCACCAACCGAATACACTGACGCCCGATATTCTGCGCACCGGCTGGAATCCGCTGGCCGGCTCGAAACGTCCGTGGCTCGGCCTCGCCGTTGATCCACGCGAGGCTCATCGACGCTTCATCTGACTCGAGTTTCGCCTCCACGGGAATCGTCTGTCCGGTCGTCACTTCGAAGTTCATTCCCGTGCGCAGCGTTTCTACCGCCGCCTCGGTCACCGTGCCATCCGCCGCCCACACCCGCACATGCGGTGTTGCCGGCTGGCGGCTGAGCAACCGGCGTTGATTACGCTCCACCGCCACGACCTGCGCCCAGCGTCCGACCAGCATCAACACGATGAACGCGCTCACAAAATCAAAATACACGTAGCTCTCTTCGCCCCGCAGCCAGCCATACAGCGACCCGAGATACGCTCCCGTGATGCCCAGCGCGATCGGTAGATCGATGTGCAGCACCCGTTCGCGCAACGCCCGCAGCGCCCGCGCCAAAAAATAACCGCCGCCCGCCAGCAGGCTGAGCGTCGCAAACACCAGCTGCAGCGTGCCAAACAAGCGGGCATACTCCTCCGTGCTCTTCATGCCGAAATAGGCCGGCAGCGCGAAGAGCATCACGTTCATCGAAAACGCCGTGCACAGCCCCACGCGCCGGATCAGCACGCGGCTCTCCGCTTGCTCCGCGTTCACCTTGCCCGCCGGCCCGACGAGATAATTAAACTTCTGCAACGTCCGCCCAAAGGACACGCCGTCAAATTTCCCCGGCTCCCAACTCCAGCGTATCTGGCCCGTCTGCGCATTCACATCCAGTCGCCCCGCGCCCGGCTGTTTATTGAATAGTTTTTCAATCAGCCAAACGCAGCCCGCACACGAGATCCCCTGAATCTCCATCACCAGCTGCGCCGCCCGTCCGCGCTGGTCCGCGACTGCGGCTTCAGCCTCGCGCATCGCATCGGCCAGCCAGTGATAGTCACGCGGTTGGAGCAGCGCAGGATCCGCGGGAGCGCTCACGTCATCGCGGATGCGATAATAGGCATCGAGCCCTTCTTCGTGCACGAGTCGGAAAACATACGCGCAGCCCGCGCAGCAAAACTCTCCTTGCGGCGATGGCGCACCGCAGTGTTTGCACACCAGCTTCCCCTTTACCGTGGTCCGCGGTTCTTTTCGTTCTGAATCAAGAGTCGCGTTCACCGACATAAAAAATCGCCTCCTTGCGCGCTCAACCGCCACGTCAACACGAGCGCCGTTACCAGTGCCAATCCCGCTTGCACCCGGCCGAGCACTGCAGGCGTGAGCTTCAACTGAAGCCGTCCGTAATTCGCCTGCACGAGCCAGAGCAAGGGCACCGTCCCCAAACCAAACGCCAACATAAACTCCGCCCCGCGCACCCCCGATCCGGCGAAGGCGGAAATCGCGATGAGGAAATAAAGCGGCCCGCACGGCAGGATCGGCGTCGCCGCGCCCATCACCGCAGCCATGCGTAATCGCGAGCGTCCACGCAGCGCGCTTTGCAGTTTCCACTGGAGCCGGGTGAGCACGGCCAGCCGCGGCAGTCGTTTTTCCAAGCGCAGTCCCACCACCAAAAAGAATCCGACCAGCACCCATGGCAGCACGCTCACCGCCGAGCCTCCCGCGAGGTCAAATGGCAGCCGCCCCAGACCACCCGCCACCGCACCCAAAATCGCATACCCCACCAGACGTGCGCCGTGATAGACCGTCGCTACCGTGAACGGATCGACCCGGTCTTCGCGCGCCGGCGCCATCATACAGGTGAGCGGACCGCACATGCCCGCGCAATGCAGGCTCGTCACGAGTCCCGCCACGAAGGCCGCCGCCGGAGTGTTGATGCTCGCGAATTCCATGGGTCAGCGCGGCACGTGATTTTCGAGCGGCACGTCGTTTGGCCGGTGCTTGGTCGCAAAATAAAACATGGCCGTCCACGCCATCGCCATCAGTGCAAATACCACGCCGACACCGATCCACATGCCGACTGCCCTGGGGTTTTTCACAGGTGGGTTTGTCATGGATGCTGCTCCTTTTTTTCACGGGCGTCTTCGTCGAGGAGCTCTTTGTCCGGACCTACAAACTGCGCCGTTCGCTCTAGGGAAAACGTGCCCGCCTCATCGGCCAGACGCACCGTGAGCACGAAACCTCCTTCGTAATGCGAACGCGGCATCTGCAACACCAGCGAACGAACGTCTTCCGCCAGCGGCGCGAGTTCCACGCCTTCGTCCAAGCCGGTGCGCATCAGCGCGGCGGGGGCACCGGGCAGCGTGATCACGAAACGGGCAGCGTGATCGGTCTTGTTCACGATACGCACGAGGAACTGATTTCGCACCACGTCGTCGGTCACGAAATACGGCGCACCGGTCAGCCGCGTGATGGCCAGATTGGCCGGACGCACCGTCGAGAGTGCCCATACCGCCACGGTCGCACCCACCATCAACAGCACCGCATAAACGATTGTCCTCGGACGCAGCCAGCGGGTGCGTCCACCTGCAAAACCGGCGAGCGAATCGTAACGCACCAGTCCCTGCGGACGGTGGACCTTGTCCATCACTTCGTCGCATGCATCCACGCACGCCGCGCAGCCGATGCACTCGAGTTGAAGCCCTTGGCGGATATCGATGCCCGTCGGGCAGACTTGCACGCAGCGATTGCAATCGATGCAGGCACCGGCATCAGGCGTGCCCAGTTTACCGCGGGGCTCGCCGCGCGTGGCATCATAGCCAATCACCAGCGAATGGTCATCGATCAGCGCCGATTGCAGGCGACCGTAAGGACAGATGACGATGCACAACTGCTCACGGAACCACGCAAAGTTGAAGTAGAGAATACTCGTGAAGATGAACACAAAGACAAATGCCGCCCAGTGCGTGGCGGGTGCATCGCTCATCATCGTCCACAACTCGGTAATCGAAACGTAGTAGGCTAGAAACAAGTGCGCGATCACCGCCGAGAGCACGAAGAAGATCACCTGTTTCCCTCCGCGGCGGATGATCTTCAAGGCCGTCCATGGCTGCGCATCAAGCTGCCGGCGACGCACCGCATCGCCTTCGAGCCAGCGCTCCACACGGCGATACACGTGCTCGAGAAATACCGTTTGCGGACAAGCCCAGCCGCACCACAAGCGACCGAGCAACGCCGTGATAAAAAACAAGCCAAACCCCAGACCGGTGATGCCGAAAAACATCAGCCACGTGTCCTGAAATGCCAGCGTGAACCCGAAGAGGTGGAATCGCCGGTCCGCGATATCCAGAAAAACCGCGGGATGTCCGCCCACCGGAATCCACGGCAGCGAAAGATAGATCGCGATCAACAACCACCCCGACCACCGGCGTGCTTGGGTGAACAGTCCGCGCACATCCGCCGGATGCAAAAAAAGCCGCGATCCATCCTCGCGAATCGTGGTGACGAAATCGCGGTTGGGTCGGACAAAGGGGACGGGAGTTTTCATAAAGAGCGCGCATCGAGCGCAACGCGCGAAGCCGATTTAAGGCTCCTGATGATGACTGAGAATAAACGCAGTGACCTCGGAGACCTTTTTTCCGCCCAGAACCGGACCCCACGTCGGCATGCCTTTGGCAGGCACGCCTTCGTTGATCGTGCGCAGCACATCGATCGGCGTGCCGCCGTGAATCCAAATACTGTCGATGAGGTTAGGACCGATGCCTCCGGTGAGCGCGGCATTGTGGCAACTGGCACACGTGGACTGGAACGTGGCGCGCCCTGCTTCCACGAACACGGGGTTACGGCTCATCTTCCAGAGCGTGGCGTCATCCAGCACACCGCCGGAGTTGCTGATTTTCTCTGCTTCAATGCGCTGCATCTCCACGGCGAGCCGTGTCTCATCGGTCGCATGACTGAAATGTTGCGTCACCATCCAATAGAGGATCGCGAAGACGATGCCGGCATAGAGCGTCGCCAGCCACCAGTTGGGCAGACGCCGGTCATATTCGGCGATTCCGTCAAACACGTGCTCACGAATCGGATCTTCGCCGGGAATGGATTCAGGTTTATTCGGATTCATCGGCGGAGATGGCGGTTTCAGATTCGAACGGGAGTCCGGCCATGCGATCGATCTGGCCGCTCTTCATGCGAACGGCGCGATAGAAGATCGTCACATAGACCGAACCGGCGGTGATCAGGGCAATCAGCGGAAACAAGCTGACCCAGTTTTCAAAAAGAATACGGCGGAACATGGGAATGAGTGGTCAGAATTATTTTTCGGATGTTTTGAGCGGCAGGACCGTCTCGTATTTTCCGAGCTTCTGAAGGTAGGCGATCAGCGCCACGATCTCACGGTCGTGAGCAACGTAGGCACCCGAAGCCTTGAGATCAGCGGCGATGGCTTTCTCCTGCGTTTCGATCAACGCGGTGAGTTCACCGGCCTTATATTCCGGATACGGGACGCCGAGGATGCGCTGCACGGCGAGTTTCGAAGTCAGCGCATCGGCATCGGTCTTTTGTTTCAGGAGCCAGGGATAATTGGGCATATTGGAATCAGGAGAAACGTCGCGTGGATTCTCCATGTGGCGATAATGCCAGACGTTCGGATACTTGCCGCCCACGCGGGCGAGATCCGGACCGGTGCGCTTCGATCCCCACTGAAAAGGATAATCGTAGATCGACTCGCCAAGGCGTGAGTAATCGCCGTAGCGGAGCACGTCCGGCACGATCGTGCGGATCATCTGCGAGTGACAGTTGTAGCAACCCTCACGGATAAAAATATCGCGGCCCGCAAGTTCGAGCGGTGTGTAGGGCAACTGCCGCCGGCCTTCTACATTGCTCGCACGGTTTACCAGGGTCGTCGGAATGATCTGAATCAACCCACCGGCGGCGACCGCGATAAACGTGAGGATCGTAAACGGCAGCGCGTTGACCAGGAGCCGGTCATACCACGCGGCCCAACGACTTGTGCGCGTGCCGAAATGCACCCACGCCAGCATCACGCAGAGCGCGGTCCCCAAAAGGCCGGCGAGCTTCAGGAAATCTCCGCCAAACATCCAGGCGCAGGCGAAAATCGTGCCGAATACCGAGAACAGCACCGGCGGATTAAACACCATGCCGCCGAGACCTAGACGCTCCGGCGCCGTGGGCTCGCTCTCGAACACCTCGACGGTTCCATTGACAGCCTTCGCGCCCCGAATGGTGCGATAGAGATTGTAGCAGAGCAGGAACCAACCGGCGAGATACAGGGTGCCGCCCACGACACGGAACAGCATCATCGGCCGGATCGCGTTCAGTGTATCGAGGAAGTTGGGATAGGCCAGCAACGTGCCGTGCTCCGTCGTGGCATTGAGCATGAGACCTTGGGTGATGCCCGAGGTCCACATGGCCGCGACGTAGAGAAGGATGCCGACCAGCCCCACCCAGAAATGGAGATTGGCGAGCGCGATGGAATGCAGCGGCTTGTTCCAGAGGCGCGGCAGCAACCAGTAGATCATACCCGCGGCCATGAAGCCGTTCCAACCCAGCGTGCCTGCGTGCACGTGGCCGATAATCCAGTCCGTGTAGTGGCCGAGCGCGTTGACTGATTTAATGGAAAGCAGCGGTCCTTCAAACGTCGCCATTCCGTAGAACGTGATCGCCGCCGCGAAGAACTTGAGCACGGGATCGGTGCGGAGCTTGTGCCACGCACCGCGAATGGTGAGCAGACCGTTCAACATGCCGCCCCACGAAGGCGCCCAGAGCATCAGAGAGAACGTCATACCCAGCGCCTGCAACCAGCCGGGCAACGCGGTGTTGAGCAGGTGATGCGGTCCCGCCCAGATATAAACAAACACCAGCGACCAAAAGTGAATGACCGACAACCGGTAACTGTAAACGGGACGTTCGGCCGCCTTCGGCACGAAGTAATACATGATGCCCAAAATCGGTGTGGTCAGGAAGAACGCCACGGCGTTGTGCCCATACCACCACTGCACCAGCGCATCCTGCACGCCTCCAAAAACCGGATACGAATGCAGCAGGCTCGTGGGAATCGAGAGGTGATTCACGATGTAAAGCATCGCCACCGTGATGATCGTCCCGATGTAGAACCAGATTGCCACGTAGAGCGCCGGCTCGTGACGCTTGGCGAGCGTCCAGAAAAAGTTTACCGCAAACACGACCCAGATGAACGCCACCGCGATGTTGATCGGCCAGATGAGCTCCGCATATTCCTTGCCGCGCGAGAATCCCAGCGGGAGCGTGATCGCCGCAGCCACGATGATGAGCTGCCAGCCCCAGAAATGAAGCGTGGAGAGAAAATTACTCGCCAGCCGCGCCTTTACCAGTCGCTGCGTG
This portion of the Rariglobus hedericola genome encodes:
- a CDS encoding cbb3-type cytochrome c oxidase N-terminal domain-containing protein — its product is MNPNKPESIPGEDPIREHVFDGIAEYDRRLPNWWLATLYAGIVFAILYWMVTQHFSHATDETRLAVEMQRIEAEKISNSGGVLDDATLWKMSRNPVFVEAGRATFQSTCASCHNAALTGGIGPNLIDSIWIHGGTPIDVLRTINEGVPAKGMPTWGPVLGGKKVSEVTAFILSHHQEP
- the ccoN gene encoding cytochrome-c oxidase, cbb3-type subunit I; amino-acid sequence: MTDRKITIEYNDHVVRQFLLASVIWGAVGMLVGLIVASQLNYWRLNFDLPWLTFGRLRPLHTNAVIFAFVGNMMFAGVYYSTQRLVKARLASNFLSTLHFWGWQLIIVAAAITLPLGFSRGKEYAELIWPINIAVAFIWVVFAVNFFWTLAKRHEPALYVAIWFYIGTIITVAMLYIVNHLSIPTSLLHSYPVFGGVQDALVQWWYGHNAVAFFLTTPILGIMYYFVPKAAERPVYSYRLSVIHFWSLVFVYIWAGPHHLLNTALPGWLQALGMTFSLMLWAPSWGGMLNGLLTIRGAWHKLRTDPVLKFFAAAITFYGMATFEGPLLSIKSVNALGHYTDWIIGHVHAGTLGWNGFMAAGMIYWLLPRLWNKPLHSIALANLHFWVGLVGILLYVAAMWTSGITQGLMLNATTEHGTLLAYPNFLDTLNAIRPMMLFRVVGGTLYLAGWFLLCYNLYRTIRGAKAVNGTVEVFESEPTAPERLGLGGMVFNPPVLFSVFGTIFACAWMFGGDFLKLAGLLGTALCVMLAWVHFGTRTSRWAAWYDRLLVNALPFTILTFIAVAAGGLIQIIPTTLVNRASNVEGRRQLPYTPLELAGRDIFIREGCYNCHSQMIRTIVPDVLRYGDYSRLGESIYDYPFQWGSKRTGPDLARVGGKYPNVWHYRHMENPRDVSPDSNMPNYPWLLKQKTDADALTSKLAVQRILGVPYPEYKAGELTALIETQEKAIAADLKASGAYVAHDREIVALIAYLQKLGKYETVLPLKTSEK
- a CDS encoding sulfite exporter TauE/SafE family protein, whose product is MEFASINTPAAAFVAGLVTSLHCAGMCGPLTCMMAPAREDRVDPFTVATVYHGARLVGYAILGAVAGGLGRLPFDLAGGSAVSVLPWVLVGFFLVVGLRLEKRLPRLAVLTRLQWKLQSALRGRSRLRMAAVMGAATPILPCGPLYFLIAISAFAGSGVRGAEFMLAFGLGTVPLLWLVQANYGRLQLKLTPAVLGRVQAGLALVTALVLTWRLSAQGGDFLCR
- the ccoG gene encoding cytochrome c oxidase accessory protein CcoG; translated protein: MKTPVPFVRPNRDFVTTIREDGSRLFLHPADVRGLFTQARRWSGWLLIAIYLSLPWIPVGGHPAVFLDIADRRFHLFGFTLAFQDTWLMFFGITGLGFGLFFITALLGRLWCGWACPQTVFLEHVYRRVERWLEGDAVRRRQLDAQPWTALKIIRRGGKQVIFFVLSAVIAHLFLAYYVSITELWTMMSDAPATHWAAFVFVFIFTSILYFNFAWFREQLCIVICPYGRLQSALIDDHSLVIGYDATRGEPRGKLGTPDAGACIDCNRCVQVCPTGIDIRQGLQLECIGCAACVDACDEVMDKVHRPQGLVRYDSLAGFAGGRTRWLRPRTIVYAVLLMVGATVAVWALSTVRPANLAITRLTGAPYFVTDDVVRNQFLVRIVNKTDHAARFVITLPGAPAALMRTGLDEGVELAPLAEDVRSLVLQMPRSHYEGGFVLTVRLADEAGTFSLERTAQFVGPDKELLDEDAREKKEQHP
- a CDS encoding heavy metal translocating P-type ATPase metal-binding domain-containing protein yields the protein MCKHCGAPSPQGEFCCAGCAYVFRLVHEEGLDAYYRIRDDVSAPADPALLQPRDYHWLADAMREAEAAVADQRGRAAQLVMEIQGISCAGCVWLIEKLFNKQPGAGRLDVNAQTGQIRWSWEPGKFDGVSFGRTLQKFNYLVGPAGKVNAEQAESRVLIRRVGLCTAFSMNVMLFALPAYFGMKSTEEYARLFGTLQLVFATLSLLAGGGYFLARALRALRERVLHIDLPIALGITGAYLGSLYGWLRGEESYVYFDFVSAFIVLMLVGRWAQVVAVERNQRRLLSRQPATPHVRVWAADGTVTEAAVETLRTGMNFEVTTGQTIPVEAKLESDEASMSLAWINGEAEPRTFRAGQRIPAGAQNIGRQCIRLVATQGWDESLLAELLRPMVRATQEHKLIEQVIRCYLLVILVVAGLAGGGWMLAGVGWLRAGAIVTAVLVVSCPCALGLAYPLAEEIATVALRRRGVFVRAGDLWSRLRRVRVLAFDKTGTLTLETPVLQNPQELEALNMEARAALLALVRDNPHPVSRSLHEALLAQGQVDALEGEVIETIGHGVTLGQWTLGRPGWRTVSREDDSSEAMEPDICNVLSYKLAEGVVLARGGRAVGSFEFADRARADARVEVEALMRRGLQVVVLSGDRREKVARLMRELALPPDNGFAELSPREKADWFIAHDDAMMLGDGANDSLAFDRALCRGTPAVHRGMLEQKADFYYLGRGVAGIRALFEINDARHRTQMALLVFMVSYNLLAVGMAVSGRMSPLIAAILMPLSSLATLAIVGWGMRGVWRR